In Thermoanaerobacterium xylanolyticum LX-11, the genomic window TAAGGCTTCTTTGTATCCATTTATCCTCTGTACGCCCCCGATAGGATCATCAGCAGGTCCAGATATCATACCTATCTTCTTGTGCCCTAAAGAAATCAAATACTTCACAGCATCATAGGAAGCTTTTTTGTTGTCTATATTGACATTTGGAAACTCCGACTCAGCATCCTCTGTGCCTGCTAAGACAATCGGTATACCTATGTCTTTTAGCTGCTGCTTTACTGAATCTCTAATTATATCGCCCATGTATATGATGCCATCAACTTGTTTTTCGCTAAGTATCTCTATATAATTCATCTCTTTTTCTTCTTTTTGGTCTGTGTTGCACAGAAATATATTGTAAGAATACATGCTGGCAATGTCTTCTATGCCTCTTACAACTTCAGGATAAAAAGGACTTGATATGTCAGGCACAATAAGCCCTATCGTGTGAGTCTTCTGTATCTTCAGGCTTCTGGCTAAAGCATTTGGCTTATAGCCTGTCTTTTTTATGGCATCCAACACCCTTTGCTTTGTCTCATCAGTAACAACAGCGCTGTTATTTAAAACTCTCGACACTGTAGCTATAGAAACTTTCGCTTCCCTGGCCACATCTTTAATAGTAGCATTCACTCTTTACCACCTCTAAGTTATCGTTTTCTCATACCTTATGGATATTTTACTTTTTTAATGAAAATTTGTCAATAGATTTTCGAAAAAATTTTACATTGTTTTTCATAAATCAACAAAAAAAGACGAAGATCATTTGTCTTCATCCTCATCATCATCTTTTTTTCTATCTTTTAAGACGAGAACAGGTATAAATGACATAGCCATGTACATTATGCCTACAACTAAGACCACAAGAATGCTTAGTTTTATAACCAACTGTTCCACAAAAACCACCTCCGGCACTTATAAAGCCTACTACATTATATGCAAAAGGTGGTTTTTGGTATCCTAAACAGCCATAATTTGTTGCTTTGCAAAAATCCTATTTATCGCAAATGCAATGCCATCTTCATTGTTTGACTTCGTAACAAAGTCTGCCTTTATCTTTACAAGTTCAGGCGCATTTGCCATCGCAATACCAAATCCAGCGTACTCTATCATCGATAAATCATTGAGATTGTCACCTACAGCAGCAACAAGTTCCCTTTTAATGTTGTACATATTTGCCAGCGTCTTTAATGCATTGCCTTTGCTAACACCTTTAGCATTAAGCTCCAAATGGCCACCGCCAGATGTTGAAACAGAAACTATCTTTGAAAGTTTATCGTAAACTTCCGGGTCTACAGGGGCAGGATTTTTAATGTCGCCTATTGCGTATATTTTAGCAGTGCCTTTTCCCGTATTTTTGATGCATTCAGCAAGATCACCAACAGCGTCCACTTCGACTGTATTAAACGACAAATACCATTCAACCCTTTCATTCATTTCTTCAACCACCAGCTTGTCATCGATATATAGATTTACTTGGTAGCCACTACTTTTTAATACATCGATGACCTCTATGGCATCATCTGGCTGAATCGGGTTATAATAGTACACTTTTTTCGTGTAAATATCTTTTATCAAAGCTCCGTTAAAGCAAATGACAGGTGCATTTACCCTAAGCTCTAAAGCGTATGGTAATATTGATGAAAACATCCTGCCTGTGGCAATTGTGTAAATGACTCCCTTTTCTCTTAATTCATTTATGGCATTAATATTTGCTTCAGATATTTTGTTATTGCTATCTAAAAGGCTTCCATCAGCATCTGTTACAAATAACTTACACATATATTTCAACCCCTACGTTTATTTTTCTATAACTATATTATAACAGTTTGTAAATTTACATACTATATCATAATTTAGTATAAAACGTTAACACTGAAAATTTTACATTTTCATTTTTTATTTAACAAACTTTTTACAATGTATATTTTGCATCAATACTCTCAAAATATATTTGTGACATATTAAATGGAAGGGTGGGCTTATGCTTATTATATTTTTTCGTACACTGATCTTGTATTTCTTGGTAGTAGTAGTCATGAGAATAATGGGAAAGCAGCAAATAGGGCAATTGCAGCCATATGAATTGGTTGTAGCAATAATGATAGCTGATTTGGTAGCCGTACCTATGCAAAACAAGGGTATACCTCTTTTAACAGGCATAATACCTATTTTTACTTTGCTTATATCACAGCTTTTTTTGTCGTATGTATCAATGAAAAGCCTACACGGACGTGAAATCATCTGTGGAAAACCTACAGTTTTAATTGACAAAGGCAAAATCCTAACAAAAGAACTTCAAAAGGAAAGGTACAATATAAACGATCTTTTAGAAGAGCTTAGAGTCATGGGCTATCCAAATATTGCAGATGTAGAGTATGCAATATTGGAGACAAATGGCTGTTTAAGCGTAATACCAAAAGTCGAAAAAAGACCTGTAACGCCTAATGACTTAAATCTGACACCACAGTATGAAGGACTACCTCTTCCTATAATTATAGACGGAAAAATCATAAGTAAGAACATGGAAATGGCAAATGTAGATATGAATTGGCTTAATGAACAATTGAAGATGTGGAATATAAGCAGCATAGATAATGTAATACTGGCATCACTTGACCCCAATAACGTATTGACAGTTTACAAGAAGGAGTGATACATTAAATGAAGCACGTAATTCCATTGATTGCAACCATAACTATCTTAATAATACTTGTAGACATAGCTTCGTACAACTACTTATATGCTTCATCCAACAGCATAGAAAAAAAGCTTGATGTTATAGAGCAAGACATAAAAAGTGAGAAGTGGATGAGTGCCAAAACAAATGCCGATGATTTAGAAAAGATTTGGGGAAAAATAAGCAACAAATGGGCAATTTTAATTGAACACAGAGAAATAGACGACATTGATATGAGTCTTTCAAAGCTTAAAAGCTTTATCGAAACTAAAGACAAAGATTTAAGCCTATCAGAGCTTAAAACATTGAAAGAGCTTTACAGCCACATACCATCAAATGAGAAGCTGACACTTGAAAACATACTATAAAAACCCGGTTTCCCGGGTCTTTATAGTGTACAAATTAATTTTGTGCTGGAACTGTCAACTCTTTCGCGTTTTTAGCAGCGTCAGGCAATACCACATTGACATTAAATTTTTGAATCAAACATTGCCTTTTAGCCCTATCTCATCCGCTACACTTCTCATGCCTATGATGGTTTCTTCTATCACTTTATCTAAGTCCATGTTAAGCATTTTTGCGCCTTCCTCTATGACGTCCCTATTGACACCTGCTGCAAAACTTTTCTGTTTCCACTTTTTCTTTACAGATTTCACTTCTAAGTCAAGTATGCTTTTGCTGGGGCGCATAAGCGCTGTAGCTGTAATAAGTCCTGTCAGCTCATCAATTGTGTACAAAACCTTTTCCATTTTATGTACCGGTTCTACATCCGAGCACAATTTCCACCCATGGCTTTCTATTGCATGAATATATTCTTCAGGCCATCCACGTTCCTTTAATATTTCTCTTACTTTCTTGCAATGCTCATTTGGATACATCTC contains:
- a CDS encoding LacI family DNA-binding transcriptional regulator; amino-acid sequence: MNATIKDVAREAKVSIATVSRVLNNSAVVTDETKQRVLDAIKKTGYKPNALARSLKIQKTHTIGLIVPDISSPFYPEVVRGIEDIASMYSYNIFLCNTDQKEEKEMNYIEILSEKQVDGIIYMGDIIRDSVKQQLKDIGIPIVLAGTEDAESEFPNVNIDNKKASYDAVKYLISLGHKKIGMISGPADDPIGGVQRINGYKEALSEAKIRFKPSLVVEGSFKARQAYLAMLKLLENNVDAVFAASDEMAAAAINAIFDSGFSVPEDIHVIGFDNTYLSYMFRPTITTIQRPAYDIGAVSMRLMTKLLAKEPIDDMHVVLPHQLIVRESTGYGEEKK
- a CDS encoding Cof-type HAD-IIB family hydrolase; its protein translation is MCKLFVTDADGSLLDSNNKISEANINAINELREKGVIYTIATGRMFSSILPYALELRVNAPVICFNGALIKDIYTKKVYYYNPIQPDDAIEVIDVLKSSGYQVNLYIDDKLVVEEMNERVEWYLSFNTVEVDAVGDLAECIKNTGKGTAKIYAIGDIKNPAPVDPEVYDKLSKIVSVSTSGGGHLELNAKGVSKGNALKTLANMYNIKRELVAAVGDNLNDLSMIEYAGFGIAMANAPELVKIKADFVTKSNNEDGIAFAINRIFAKQQIMAV
- a CDS encoding YetF domain-containing protein, coding for MLIIFFRTLILYFLVVVVMRIMGKQQIGQLQPYELVVAIMIADLVAVPMQNKGIPLLTGIIPIFTLLISQLFLSYVSMKSLHGREIICGKPTVLIDKGKILTKELQKERYNINDLLEELRVMGYPNIADVEYAILETNGCLSVIPKVEKRPVTPNDLNLTPQYEGLPLPIIIDGKIISKNMEMANVDMNWLNEQLKMWNISSIDNVILASLDPNNVLTVYKKE
- a CDS encoding DUF4363 family protein, which translates into the protein MKHVIPLIATITILIILVDIASYNYLYASSNSIEKKLDVIEQDIKSEKWMSAKTNADDLEKIWGKISNKWAILIEHREIDDIDMSLSKLKSFIETKDKDLSLSELKTLKELYSHIPSNEKLTLENIL
- a CDS encoding HDIG domain-containing metalloprotein, with the protein product MENALINRDEAYKLLKDYNKSESLITHALAVEAVMRHFAELFGEDEEKWGIVGLLHDLDYEMYPNEHCKKVREILKERGWPEEYIHAIESHGWKLCSDVEPVHKMEKVLYTIDELTGLITATALMRPSKSILDLEVKSVKKKWKQKSFAAGVNRDVIEEGAKMLNMDLDKVIEETIIGMRSVADEIGLKGNV